One genomic region from Spirulina subsalsa PCC 9445 encodes:
- a CDS encoding HhoA/HhoB/HtrA family serine endopeptidase has translation MRFSKVMTRISTHILALIVGVALTFGTLRVAASQAEPAPASPLVASSSPTLLAQASPSPGRSSFVTQAIARTGPAVVRIDTARTVTTNFSPFFEDPFFREFFGDRFSQQMPQERREQGQGSGFIIDSSGIILTNAHVVSGAEEVTITLQDGREYEATVRGSDPVTDLAVVKINGSPSNLPVAALGDSGQVQVGDWAIAVGSPGGLNNTVTLGIISTLDRPSFQVGIPDKRVNFLQTDAAINPGNSGGPLLNDRGEVIGINTAIRANATGIGFAIPINKAKELKDILAAGRQVPHPFVGIEMRDMTPDIAKRFNQDPNSTIILPEVNGVFVARVLPNTPAERAGLRRGDVILEVEGQRVTRGVEIQNKVENSGVGKSLKFKVQRGNQTLNLNITTAQLQNS, from the coding sequence ATGCGTTTTTCTAAAGTTATGACCCGAATTAGCACTCATATACTGGCGTTGATTGTAGGGGTAGCCCTGACCTTTGGAACGTTGCGGGTGGCGGCATCTCAAGCGGAACCTGCCCCCGCTAGTCCCTTGGTGGCCAGTTCTAGCCCCACTTTACTCGCCCAAGCGTCTCCCTCTCCCGGACGAAGTAGTTTTGTCACCCAAGCCATCGCCCGGACGGGGCCGGCTGTGGTGCGCATAGATACCGCCCGCACCGTGACCACAAATTTTAGTCCCTTTTTTGAAGATCCCTTTTTCCGGGAATTTTTTGGCGATCGCTTTTCCCAACAAATGCCCCAAGAACGTCGAGAACAAGGGCAAGGATCCGGTTTCATTATCGACAGCAGTGGGATTATTTTAACCAACGCCCATGTAGTCAGTGGGGCTGAAGAAGTAACCATTACCCTACAAGATGGGCGAGAATATGAGGCCACCGTGCGAGGAAGCGATCCCGTAACCGATTTGGCCGTAGTGAAAATTAATGGCTCTCCCAGTAACCTCCCCGTGGCAGCATTAGGGGATTCTGGACAGGTACAAGTGGGAGATTGGGCGATCGCCGTCGGCAGCCCCGGAGGCCTGAATAATACCGTCACCTTGGGCATTATCAGCACCCTCGATCGTCCCTCCTTCCAAGTCGGTATTCCCGACAAACGGGTGAACTTCCTGCAAACCGATGCCGCCATTAACCCCGGAAACTCCGGCGGCCCCCTGCTCAATGATCGGGGAGAAGTCATCGGCATTAACACCGCCATCCGCGCCAATGCCACCGGAATTGGGTTTGCCATCCCCATTAACAAAGCCAAGGAACTCAAAGATATTCTAGCGGCCGGGAGACAAGTTCCGCATCCCTTCGTCGGGATTGAAATGCGGGATATGACCCCAGACATCGCCAAACGGTTCAATCAAGACCCCAACTCTACGATTATTCTCCCAGAAGTAAACGGCGTATTCGTGGCTCGGGTTTTACCCAATACCCCCGCAGAACGAGCCGGACTAAGACGGGGTGACGTAATTTTAGAAGTAGAGGGTCAACGAGTCACCAGAGGGGTGGAAATTCAGAACAAAGTAGAAAATAGTGGGGTCGGAAAATCCCTTAAATTCAAAGTACAACGCGGGAATCAAACCCTAAACCTCAACATCACCACAGCCCAGTTACAAAATAGCTAA
- a CDS encoding Txe/YoeB family addiction module toxin, producing MEPRFLEDLRFWIECDRKVALRIIGLVDAVMRNPVDGIGKPESLKYLRSNTWSRRITDEHRLVYVVEGDRVLFKSARFHYEK from the coding sequence ATGGAACCCCGTTTTCTGGAAGATCTGCGGTTTTGGATTGAGTGCGATCGCAAAGTGGCGCTACGAATTATAGGATTGGTCGATGCAGTAATGCGCAATCCTGTTGATGGGATTGGGAAACCAGAGTCGCTGAAGTATTTGCGCTCCAATACTTGGTCGAGAAGGATTACAGATGAGCATCGATTGGTTTATGTGGTTGAGGGTGATCGGGTATTGTTTAAGTCAGCACGTTTTCACTATGAAAAATGA
- a CDS encoding phospholipase D-like domain-containing protein produces the protein MKMRRLFLGLVVLSFLIVLLLGWGLKSGFFSSPSSALNRPDPLPQDPWVKVYMNQNQARGADYTEPYRQITRPGDDLEQIMVEAINQGQRRIDVAIQEFRLPRLAQALAQRHQAGVRVRVILENLYSRPWSSYSAAEVEQLDERQQNRYREFMALVDQNQDGQLSAEEINQGDSLVILKNAGIPVIDDTADGSKGSGLMHHKFILVDDATVVTGSANFTTSGVHGDFYNPESRGNANNLVRINSEAIANLFRQEFDLMWGDGPGGQPDSLFGLQKPYRPPQTVTVGHSTITVQFSPTSPTRPWRESTNGLIAQNLEQARDSVKLALFVFSEQFITNILEERSLANVSIQALIDPGFAYRYYSEGLDMMGVALLHNCQEEANNRPWANPIQTVGVPLLPRGDNLHHKFGLVDGHRVITGSHNWSRAANHTNDEVVLVINNPVVAAHYEREFDRLYSRSNLGLPPFVQERIEQAAENCPSPLPAATPSVGGLVNVNRASQAELETLPGIGPALAGRIIEARQEQPFRSLEDLERVRGIGPRVRQNLAGKVTW, from the coding sequence ATGAAAATGCGGCGTTTGTTTCTTGGACTGGTTGTGCTGAGTTTTTTAATCGTCCTCCTGTTGGGATGGGGGCTGAAATCGGGTTTTTTCTCGTCCCCTAGCAGTGCCTTAAATCGTCCGGATCCTTTGCCTCAAGATCCTTGGGTGAAGGTGTATATGAACCAAAACCAAGCACGGGGGGCGGACTATACTGAACCTTACCGCCAAATAACCCGACCGGGGGATGATTTAGAACAGATCATGGTGGAGGCGATTAATCAAGGACAACGGCGGATTGATGTGGCGATTCAGGAGTTCCGCTTGCCGCGATTAGCCCAAGCGTTAGCCCAACGTCATCAAGCGGGGGTGAGGGTGCGTGTTATTCTGGAAAATCTTTATAGTCGCCCTTGGAGTAGCTACAGCGCGGCGGAAGTTGAACAACTGGATGAACGGCAACAGAACCGTTATCGGGAGTTTATGGCGTTAGTAGACCAAAATCAAGATGGTCAACTGAGTGCGGAGGAGATTAATCAGGGGGATTCTTTAGTTATTCTCAAAAATGCGGGAATTCCGGTGATTGATGATACCGCAGATGGGAGTAAGGGGAGTGGTCTGATGCACCATAAGTTTATTTTGGTGGATGATGCCACGGTGGTTACAGGGTCGGCGAATTTCACGACCAGTGGGGTGCATGGGGACTTTTATAATCCCGAAAGTCGGGGTAATGCTAATAATTTAGTACGGATTAATAGTGAGGCGATCGCAAATTTATTCCGCCAAGAGTTTGATCTCATGTGGGGCGATGGACCGGGAGGACAGCCGGATAGTTTATTTGGGCTACAAAAACCTTATCGTCCCCCCCAAACGGTCACGGTTGGTCACTCGACGATTACGGTACAATTTTCCCCGACTTCTCCCACTCGCCCCTGGAGGGAAAGCACCAATGGTTTAATCGCTCAAAACCTAGAACAGGCGAGGGATTCGGTTAAGTTGGCTCTGTTTGTCTTTTCTGAACAGTTCATTACCAATATTTTGGAGGAACGTTCTCTGGCGAATGTCTCTATTCAAGCTCTGATTGACCCCGGTTTTGCCTATCGCTACTATAGTGAGGGGCTGGATATGATGGGGGTTGCCCTACTCCACAATTGCCAAGAAGAGGCCAATAATCGACCTTGGGCAAATCCGATTCAAACGGTTGGGGTTCCCCTGTTGCCCCGTGGGGACAATCTCCATCATAAGTTTGGGCTGGTGGATGGTCATAGGGTCATTACAGGTTCTCACAATTGGTCAAGGGCGGCGAATCATACCAATGATGAGGTGGTGCTAGTGATTAATAATCCGGTGGTGGCTGCCCACTATGAACGGGAATTTGACCGTCTCTACAGTCGTTCTAATCTGGGGCTGCCGCCTTTTGTACAGGAACGTATCGAACAGGCGGCGGAAAATTGCCCCTCTCCCTTGCCTGCGGCGACGCCCTCTGTGGGGGGTTTGGTGAATGTTAATCGGGCGTCTCAAGCGGAATTGGAAACTTTGCCGGGAATTGGTCCAGCGCTGGCTGGGCGGATTATAGAAGCGCGTCAGGAACAGCCTTTTCGCTCTCTGGAGGATCTCGAACGGGTGCGGGGGATTGGTCCGAGGGTGCGGCAAAATTTGGCGGGGAAGGTGACTTGGTAA
- a CDS encoding DNA cytosine methyltransferase, with translation MNEHKPIKFIDIFAGIGGFRLGFEPVGYHCVYSCENNPHCQTVYAQNFGEHPAGDITQINLEKIPDFSVLTAGFPCQPFSICGKREGFNDTRGTLFFYVCQIIKTHQPTVVILENVKHLLHHDQGKTFDVILYALEDLGYHVNYKLLNAKDFGVPQNRERVFIVASLFKKFDFTKLEANAVTPQLKEYLVEQGDFEYLNPEDYTLIENPKKQDSGLIFVGYRNKGIWRKGIRPNTKHLSRVHRQPNRIYSIEGVHPTLPSQETSGRFFIYLPDEKRVRKLTLKECYRMMGFPDDFSIHSNSSEAYKQVGNSVCIPLVKELAHQIKQQFFSPPETSAKNQQRQALVQKVLEILKFLIKRFA, from the coding sequence TTGAACGAGCATAAACCCATAAAATTTATAGATATTTTTGCCGGAATCGGAGGATTTCGTTTAGGATTTGAACCCGTTGGCTACCACTGTGTTTATTCCTGCGAAAATAACCCCCATTGTCAAACCGTGTATGCTCAAAACTTCGGAGAACATCCCGCCGGAGACATTACTCAAATTAACCTAGAAAAAATTCCAGATTTTTCGGTTTTAACCGCAGGATTTCCTTGTCAACCCTTTAGTATTTGCGGCAAGCGCGAAGGATTTAATGATACCAGAGGGACATTATTCTTTTATGTATGTCAGATCATTAAAACTCATCAACCGACCGTTGTCATTTTAGAAAATGTAAAACACCTATTACATCATGATCAGGGCAAAACGTTTGACGTTATTTTATATGCCCTAGAAGATTTAGGCTATCACGTCAACTACAAGCTTTTAAACGCCAAGGATTTTGGCGTACCTCAAAATCGAGAGCGGGTGTTTATTGTCGCGTCGTTGTTTAAAAAATTTGATTTTACCAAACTTGAAGCCAATGCCGTCACACCCCAATTAAAAGAATATTTGGTAGAACAAGGAGATTTTGAATATCTCAACCCCGAAGACTATACATTAATTGAAAATCCGAAAAAACAAGACTCTGGTTTAATCTTTGTCGGATATCGGAATAAAGGAATTTGGCGCAAAGGCATTCGACCTAATACCAAGCATCTGTCGAGAGTGCATCGCCAACCCAATCGAATCTATTCCATTGAAGGAGTACATCCTACTCTTCCCTCTCAAGAAACGTCTGGACGCTTTTTTATTTATTTGCCTGACGAAAAAAGAGTCAGAAAACTAACCCTTAAAGAATGTTATAGAATGATGGGTTTTCCTGATGACTTTTCCATTCATTCTAACTCAAGTGAAGCGTACAAACAAGTTGGTAATTCGGTTTGTATTCCGTTAGTTAAAGAACTCGCTCATCAAATTAAGCAACAGTTTTTTTCTCCCCCGGAAACTTCAGCCAAAAACCAACAGAGGCAAGCCCTTGTTCAAAAAGTGCTGGAGATATTGAAATTTTTAATCAAAAGATTCGCTTAG
- a CDS encoding glycoside hydrolase family 10 protein, whose amino-acid sequence MKTLKTTATVTADGMLIARTPNVSPGGYQAVIALDNPSSAPLFPDIRGHWAQPFIEALARQGIITGFPDGTFRPNQAVNRAQFAALIQAALRRPAVRPAIQFRDVAGTFWAAQAINNAYTMGFISGFPNQEFRPHLEIPKVQVLVALANGLRIELPHIPDVNLTDYYLDAASIPAYAIEPLKNATRASLVVNHPNVRQLSPNQPATRGEVAAMIYQAMVYSGQVGDIFSNFIVSPPQPATVAVSHQREFRGVWVPAIWNRTFPSKRGMSTAEQQAEIRKIADAIRDVKLNAVCVQIRPEGDALYASGREPWTAWLSGVQGQPPHPFYDPLEMWIQECHARNIEFHAWFNPYRARSGNQTYTTIPPHIGAVHPEAVLKYGNEEWMDPGQQVVIDRTCEVILDVVRRYDVDGIQIDDYIYPYPIQGVPFPDQETYRAYQEQGGTLSLANWRRDNVNRLVERLAREIRQAKAHVKFGISPFGIYRPGEPEGIRGLSQFDDLYSDPKKWLAEGWVDYMAPQLYWKIDPPAQSYPVLLKWWTDNNPRGAHIYVGNNVARLSSNTWDVNEFERQVEITRGMANQRALGNIFYYMSPFLENWQGLTEAFKSRVYVKPALVPLMAGKPSQPPMIPARVRVVNGQLSWDATNVGEVRAWSLYQQVSGRWELRDILPSGTRRVTVPAGTYGVSTVNRLGVESEAVVVTVR is encoded by the coding sequence ATGAAAACCCTGAAAACCACCGCCACAGTCACCGCCGATGGGATGTTAATTGCCAGAACGCCCAATGTGTCTCCGGGCGGTTATCAGGCCGTGATTGCGCTGGATAACCCCAGTAGTGCGCCGCTTTTCCCGGATATTCGAGGCCATTGGGCGCAACCGTTTATTGAGGCTTTGGCGAGGCAAGGGATTATCACTGGGTTTCCCGATGGCACGTTTCGCCCCAATCAAGCGGTCAATCGGGCGCAGTTTGCGGCTTTGATTCAAGCGGCGTTAAGGCGGCCGGCGGTGCGGCCAGCGATTCAATTTAGAGATGTGGCGGGGACATTTTGGGCGGCTCAAGCGATTAATAATGCTTACACGATGGGCTTTATTTCGGGGTTCCCGAATCAAGAGTTTCGCCCCCATCTGGAAATCCCTAAAGTTCAGGTATTGGTGGCTTTGGCGAATGGTTTAAGGATTGAACTGCCCCACATCCCGGATGTGAATTTAACGGACTATTATCTTGATGCGGCGAGCATTCCGGCCTATGCGATTGAACCACTTAAAAATGCTACTCGCGCCAGTTTGGTGGTGAATCATCCCAATGTGAGGCAATTAAGCCCTAATCAGCCCGCGACGAGGGGGGAAGTGGCGGCGATGATTTATCAGGCGATGGTTTACTCTGGGCAGGTGGGGGATATTTTCTCTAATTTTATTGTCAGTCCTCCCCAACCGGCGACGGTGGCGGTGAGTCATCAACGGGAGTTTCGCGGGGTGTGGGTTCCGGCGATTTGGAATCGGACGTTCCCCTCAAAACGGGGGATGTCTACAGCCGAACAACAGGCAGAAATTCGGAAAATTGCTGATGCGATTCGGGATGTGAAGTTAAATGCGGTTTGTGTGCAGATTCGCCCGGAAGGGGATGCGCTGTACGCGTCGGGGCGTGAACCTTGGACGGCTTGGTTGTCGGGGGTTCAGGGACAACCGCCCCATCCGTTCTATGATCCGTTGGAGATGTGGATTCAAGAATGCCATGCGCGCAATATTGAGTTTCACGCTTGGTTTAATCCTTACCGGGCGAGGAGTGGCAATCAAACCTATACGACGATTCCTCCCCATATTGGGGCGGTTCATCCCGAAGCGGTTTTGAAGTATGGCAATGAGGAATGGATGGATCCGGGTCAGCAGGTGGTGATTGACCGGACTTGTGAGGTGATTCTGGATGTGGTGCGTCGTTATGATGTGGATGGGATCCAGATTGACGATTATATCTATCCTTACCCGATTCAGGGGGTGCCGTTCCCGGATCAGGAGACGTATCGGGCTTATCAGGAGCAGGGGGGGACGTTATCGTTAGCGAATTGGCGCAGGGATAATGTGAATCGTTTGGTGGAACGTTTGGCGCGGGAGATTCGGCAGGCGAAAGCTCATGTGAAGTTTGGGATTAGTCCGTTTGGGATTTATCGTCCGGGGGAACCGGAGGGGATTCGGGGGTTGAGTCAGTTTGATGATCTCTATTCGGATCCGAAAAAGTGGTTGGCGGAGGGCTGGGTGGATTATATGGCACCTCAGTTGTACTGGAAGATTGACCCTCCAGCGCAAAGTTATCCGGTTCTGTTGAAGTGGTGGACGGATAATAATCCGAGGGGGGCGCATATTTATGTAGGAAATAATGTGGCGCGTTTGTCTAGTAATACTTGGGATGTGAATGAGTTTGAACGGCAGGTGGAGATTACGCGGGGGATGGCGAATCAACGGGCGCTGGGCAATATTTTTTATTATATGAGTCCGTTTCTGGAGAATTGGCAGGGGTTGACGGAGGCGTTTAAGAGCCGGGTTTATGTGAAACCGGCGTTGGTGCCGTTGATGGCAGGGAAACCGAGTCAACCGCCGATGATTCCGGCTCGGGTGCGGGTGGTGAATGGTCAGTTGTCGTGGGATGCGACGAATGTGGGGGAGGTGCGGGCTTGGTCGTTGTATCAACAGGTTTCAGGTCGTTGGGAGTTACGGGATATTTTGCCGTCTGGCACGCGCCGGGTGACGGTTCCGGCGGGGACTTATGGGGTGTCTACGGTGAATCGTTTGGGGGTGGAAAGTGAGGCGGTGGTGGTAACGGTGCGGTAA
- a CDS encoding tetratricopeptide repeat protein, producing MRLFYGLALVLGLTGWGGAVLAQSVPTGLRCEGVEMPSVVEEPMDGVRVGDFRLCGGDVAGAIAAYKEVLAQLLPEQGMEGVYVRLRLARALVVAGELEGAWGMYRGAIAQDPFYGRILDDRQYTPLGEPVTDGGVEGEANKAPVFVEGPVDAIAYFELGWALEQGERWTQAVEAYQKALEINPQFAFAYNRLGYTLFRLEDYESAQAALERALDLNPELVWAYYDLGYLFTWIHQANLAFPLFRQVVEFHTALQPFTDDDKDAIVYQMIADVFMEQGTFAPAAQAYEQAIFLAPQQSWVYFRLGVAFLNLEQESKAREAFREALSRLPHDVIPDNNTMALDLAQALIFEQQWTRAKAVIEEVLRRYPNSIRGQQLLEQVER from the coding sequence ATGCGTTTATTCTACGGTTTGGCGCTGGTGTTGGGTTTGACGGGATGGGGGGGGGCTGTGTTGGCGCAGTCTGTGCCGACGGGGTTACGTTGTGAGGGGGTGGAGATGCCGTCGGTGGTTGAGGAGCCGATGGATGGGGTGAGGGTGGGGGATTTTCGCTTGTGTGGGGGAGATGTGGCGGGGGCGATCGCGGCTTATAAGGAGGTTTTGGCGCAATTGTTGCCGGAACAGGGGATGGAGGGGGTTTATGTGCGGTTACGGTTAGCCCGGGCGTTGGTGGTGGCGGGTGAGTTGGAGGGGGCTTGGGGGATGTATCGGGGGGCTATTGCTCAAGATCCGTTCTATGGTCGAATTTTGGATGATCGTCAGTACACTCCTTTGGGGGAACCGGTGACGGATGGGGGGGTGGAGGGGGAGGCGAATAAGGCTCCGGTGTTTGTAGAGGGACCGGTGGATGCGATCGCCTATTTTGAATTAGGTTGGGCGTTAGAACAAGGAGAACGCTGGACTCAGGCGGTGGAAGCCTATCAAAAAGCCCTAGAAATTAACCCCCAGTTTGCCTTTGCTTACAATCGCCTCGGATATACTCTATTTCGTTTAGAAGACTATGAGTCAGCCCAGGCCGCTTTAGAACGAGCGCTCGACCTCAACCCAGAATTAGTCTGGGCTTATTATGATTTGGGCTATCTTTTCACGTGGATTCATCAAGCTAATTTAGCCTTTCCTCTATTTCGTCAGGTGGTGGAGTTCCACACAGCCTTACAGCCGTTTACTGATGATGATAAGGACGCCATTGTTTATCAAATGATTGCTGATGTTTTCATGGAACAAGGCACCTTTGCCCCGGCTGCCCAAGCTTATGAACAAGCGATTTTCTTAGCCCCCCAACAAAGTTGGGTCTATTTCCGTTTGGGGGTGGCTTTTTTGAACTTAGAGCAGGAATCCAAGGCAAGGGAGGCGTTCCGTGAGGCCTTATCCCGCTTACCCCATGATGTTATTCCCGATAACAACACAATGGCGTTAGATTTAGCCCAAGCGTTAATCTTTGAACAGCAATGGACAAGAGCAAAAGCGGTGATTGAGGAGGTGTTACGGCGATATCCCAATTCTATTCGAGGCCAACAATTGTTAGAACAAGTCGAGCGTTAG
- a CDS encoding DUF262 domain-containing protein yields MSNTPTIESQNLSISKIFQDFYIVPSFQREYVWKEEQVEKLLQDVLEYLDLDEGESSSSEYFLGSIVVCPDSTDNKQTFQLIDGQQRLTTIYLIFCVIKYFIESLDGQSKAIETYLQGTTQNTETGDDIDKPRLFLEYDGDAQQVITNYISSAKEPYTELLNRSGSARNLADAWDVISKFLSENLEQDVRIYKKFSTAIANRTKLIRIETPNLRNALKVFETINERGIGLTPVDLLKNYLFIHTANQKDRENHWQTLTRKWQQLLNILYKDKQQPLQFLRYYLMSHYDEIDFSNSFPEDEIYDWFLKYGQQKGIQSNPINFLDNLISAASDYCKFLNGKNVDGSDNSHLKAISKIQGRLKSHLVLLLAGRKLGRESFEKLSYYTENLFFIFSITRKTRRKDFNITREFTYWSRKLRKLKTDQELDRFIKEHFLVQIQELKSEFKETVNVTSGANLAKYRLRYLLAKIAQYVEQRCFGNCESLDFYLDKSITIEHILPQSQKDVICNNLGNLTLLEKTINSSISNKSYDEKRKGYKQSKILITRSLCEQPSLGNNTQLNRAVKALCLTEFLEWDHNSIQKRQKILVNIAMKVWGLEN; encoded by the coding sequence ATGTCCAATACTCCAACAATTGAATCCCAAAACTTAAGCATTTCAAAGATATTTCAGGATTTTTATATTGTTCCTAGCTTTCAGCGTGAGTATGTCTGGAAAGAGGAACAGGTTGAAAAACTGCTCCAAGATGTTTTAGAGTATCTGGATTTAGATGAAGGAGAAAGCAGTTCATCGGAGTATTTTTTGGGTTCAATAGTTGTATGCCCCGATTCTACTGATAACAAGCAAACTTTTCAGTTAATAGATGGTCAGCAAAGATTAACTACAATTTATTTGATATTTTGTGTCATAAAATACTTTATCGAGAGTTTAGATGGTCAGTCTAAAGCCATAGAAACCTACTTACAAGGTACCACACAAAATACTGAAACTGGAGATGACATTGATAAACCAAGATTGTTTTTAGAATATGATGGTGACGCGCAACAAGTTATTACCAATTATATTTCTTCTGCAAAAGAACCATACACGGAACTATTGAACCGTTCAGGATCTGCACGTAATTTAGCAGACGCATGGGATGTGATAAGTAAGTTTCTTTCAGAAAATCTTGAGCAAGATGTTAGAATTTATAAAAAATTTTCAACTGCAATTGCTAATCGTACTAAGTTAATCCGCATTGAAACTCCTAACCTACGAAATGCTTTAAAAGTTTTTGAAACTATTAATGAAAGAGGAATCGGTCTAACTCCAGTTGATTTATTGAAAAATTACCTGTTTATTCATACAGCCAACCAGAAAGATAGAGAAAATCATTGGCAAACTTTAACACGAAAATGGCAACAACTTTTGAATATATTATATAAAGATAAACAACAACCTTTACAGTTTTTACGTTATTACCTAATGTCTCATTATGACGAAATTGATTTTTCTAATAGTTTTCCTGAAGATGAAATCTATGACTGGTTTTTAAAATATGGACAGCAGAAAGGTATTCAATCAAATCCCATTAATTTTCTTGACAACTTAATTAGTGCAGCTAGTGATTATTGCAAGTTTCTCAACGGCAAAAATGTTGATGGTTCGGATAATAGTCATCTCAAAGCCATCTCCAAAATTCAAGGTAGACTTAAGTCTCATCTTGTATTGTTGCTAGCTGGTCGAAAACTCGGTCGTGAATCATTTGAAAAATTATCATATTATACTGAGAACCTATTTTTTATTTTTTCTATTACCCGTAAGACTAGACGAAAAGATTTTAACATTACTCGTGAATTTACTTATTGGTCTAGAAAATTAAGAAAATTGAAAACGGATCAAGAACTAGATCGTTTTATCAAAGAGCATTTCTTAGTTCAAATACAAGAGCTTAAATCGGAATTTAAGGAAACTGTAAACGTGACTTCTGGGGCAAATTTAGCTAAGTATAGACTCCGTTATTTATTGGCTAAAATAGCACAATATGTTGAGCAAAGGTGTTTCGGTAACTGTGAATCTCTAGATTTTTATTTAGACAAATCTATAACAATTGAGCATATTCTACCACAATCTCAAAAAGATGTTATATGTAATAATCTTGGTAATCTTACGCTACTCGAAAAAACGATAAACAGTTCAATTTCTAATAAATCCTATGATGAAAAAAGAAAAGGTTATAAGCAATCAAAAATATTAATAACTCGCTCCCTATGTGAACAGCCGTCTCTTGGGAATAATACTCAGTTAAATCGTGCTGTCAAAGCTTTGTGTTTGACAGAATTTCTGGAATGGGATCATAACTCTATTCAGAAGCGTCAAAAAATCCTAGTTAATATTGCTATGAAAGTTTGGGGTTTAGAAAATTAA
- a CDS encoding P-loop ATPase, Sll1717 family — MNYLEIKDKIEQNMLAAHLKIEDLRIQQDEYTGWRIVVISSDFAEKAHSERQKIVLNGLESLTIQWLDLLTPQEQEWAGSLPLDAPLENLPLWPEALESFKEIDRQLEVHQKSWREFWLIQMCLACYLSWSEEKPRPNEALDDVLSSPLKTELDLINWIENLLQKPKCGLLMKDWLMGFDQAASDRTFLLIDGLDTGFGSGKLEQAIRTKSIANLLSLINDLEYDLTHFKFKVMLREDIWRRLRFENKSHFFGRSVTLQWSESVDFFKVIAKTALQANTFKLLVQSLEEQHSQGRFLFHSDDFNLTEQQVWNIWNLLVGERMRGGKSAFTRNWVWKRIADGSNNHSPRALLQLFAQAKDWERGEQEKNSYGKTVIRPKALIVSLEEVSRQSLDALIQEEFPNLGNLVECLRQIGRSPFKANEVEGLEDELSLAIEVGLLSVYEGTNDEVERYKVPDLYLSGIGMTRKGQARAISLNDRGFNMGSRVQKSSKIRDYFALPWGKIYQESK; from the coding sequence ATGAACTATTTAGAAATTAAAGATAAAATTGAGCAAAATATGTTAGCGGCTCATCTAAAAATTGAAGACTTACGCATTCAACAGGATGAATATACCGGGTGGCGTATTGTAGTTATTTCTTCAGATTTTGCCGAAAAAGCTCACTCCGAACGGCAAAAAATAGTCCTAAATGGACTTGAATCTCTAACCATTCAATGGTTAGATTTACTCACCCCTCAAGAGCAAGAATGGGCAGGTTCTCTTCCCTTAGATGCCCCCTTAGAAAACTTGCCCTTATGGCCTGAAGCATTGGAATCTTTTAAAGAGATTGATAGGCAGTTGGAAGTCCATCAAAAAAGTTGGCGTGAATTTTGGCTGATTCAAATGTGCCTTGCTTGTTATTTGTCTTGGTCAGAGGAAAAACCTCGACCTAACGAGGCTTTAGATGATGTTTTATCCAGTCCATTAAAGACTGAACTTGACTTAATTAACTGGATTGAAAATTTATTACAAAAACCAAAATGTGGTCTTTTGATGAAAGATTGGCTGATGGGGTTTGATCAGGCTGCTTCGGATAGAACTTTTTTATTAATTGATGGGTTAGATACAGGTTTTGGCAGTGGTAAGCTGGAACAAGCAATCAGAACAAAATCTATTGCTAATTTACTTTCCTTAATCAATGATTTAGAATATGATTTGACTCACTTTAAGTTTAAAGTGATGTTACGGGAGGATATTTGGCGCAGATTGCGGTTTGAGAATAAAAGCCATTTTTTTGGTCGTTCAGTCACGCTGCAATGGTCAGAATCGGTGGACTTCTTTAAGGTAATTGCTAAAACAGCGTTACAGGCGAATACGTTTAAACTTTTAGTGCAATCCCTTGAAGAACAACACAGTCAAGGACGTTTTTTATTCCACAGTGATGATTTCAACTTAACGGAGCAACAAGTCTGGAATATTTGGAATCTGCTTGTAGGTGAACGAATGCGGGGAGGAAAATCAGCCTTTACCCGGAATTGGGTTTGGAAACGAATTGCGGATGGGAGTAATAATCATAGTCCCCGTGCGTTGTTACAACTTTTTGCCCAAGCGAAGGATTGGGAAAGGGGGGAACAAGAAAAGAATAGCTATGGGAAAACAGTGATTCGACCGAAAGCGTTGATTGTCTCGTTAGAAGAGGTATCAAGACAGAGTTTAGATGCTTTGATTCAGGAAGAGTTTCCTAATCTAGGCAACTTGGTTGAATGTTTAAGACAAATAGGACGTTCTCCTTTTAAAGCCAATGAGGTGGAAGGATTAGAGGACGAGTTAAGTCTGGCAATAGAAGTCGGTTTATTGTCGGTTTATGAAGGGACAAATGATGAAGTTGAACGCTATAAAGTACCGGATTTATATTTATCAGGGATTGGGATGACTAGGAAAGGTCAAGCGCGAGCAATATCTCTCAATGACAGAGGCTTTAACATGGGATCAAGGGTGCAGAAAAGCAGTAAAATAAGAGATTATTTCGCCTTACCTTGGGGAAAAATATATCAAGAGTCTAAGTAG